From Acidobacteriota bacterium, one genomic window encodes:
- the iscU gene encoding Fe-S cluster assembly scaffold IscU, which produces MAYSDKVVDHYNNPRNVGTLDKSATEVGTGLVGAPECGDVMRLQIKVNPETQVIEDAKFKTFGCGSAIASSSLATEWVKGKTVAEALAISNTDIVKELALPPVKIHCSVLAEDAIRAAIGDWKKKNSVAETETAAVAAH; this is translated from the coding sequence ATGGCATATAGCGACAAGGTCGTAGACCACTACAACAATCCCCGGAACGTCGGCACTCTGGACAAGAGCGCGACTGAGGTTGGAACCGGGCTGGTAGGCGCGCCTGAGTGCGGCGACGTGATGCGTCTCCAGATCAAGGTGAACCCCGAGACCCAGGTGATCGAAGATGCGAAGTTCAAGACCTTCGGTTGCGGCTCGGCGATTGCATCCAGCTCGCTCGCGACAGAGTGGGTGAAGGGAAAGACCGTGGCTGAGGCCCTGGCGATCTCGAACACCGACATCGTCAAGGAGCTTGCTCTGCCGCCGGTCAAGATTCACTGCTCGGTACTGGCGGAGGACGCTATCCGCGCGGCGATCGGCGACTGGAAGAAGAAGAACAGCGTTGCCGAGACCGAGACGGCTGCCGTAGCGGCCCACTAA